The genomic interval CAACACAGACGTATGGAATTACAGTATCGACTATTTAGTCTCGGTGGGTGAAAGAATTTAGCCGGTTGCTCAAACTGTCGAACAACAGCTCATTTCGTCCTAGAGTCACTATTGCATTTCATCGTAGTACTTGGCCATCGCTTCATATAAATATGATGGTTCGCGCTGTCCACCCTGTCCAAATTGTCTTAATTCCTCTTGCTCTTCCTGCTGATTCTGTATCTCCCTTTGCAATTGATGCCTCAGaggattttcaatttgatgGAGTTGATCCAGTTGCTGTTGCCGGAGAGCAAGGAGAGTAGATTGTGCTGGAGGTATTCGAACCAGTTCCCACGGGTTCTCAGTGATCGAAAGACTCGGTGTGCGCTTACCATACCTTaacatttagaaaaaaaaataactttaaTCTATCATCACCATTCCGTTACATACGAATCACTCAAAATTTGAACTCACCTAGCCTTTCCACTTAAAGAATAGTAGTCCTTTACGTGGTCGAGGTATCGTCGCAACTCATCAGCACTGGTAAAAACTTTAGGTCTGGTGGGTCGAGCCATAGGATCGGGTTCGCCGAAGACGAGAATTGGACTAAATGTCACCATCATGATCAGGCACGCGAGCATGCTCAAGATTACCGGCATCTTCTGTTCAGTCATGTCGATCTATTTCGGAAAACAACAGGCCAACTGGTTTGTTAACTGATTCACAAAACATGGGATTCATGCAATTATGCATTGAATATTATTAGTTatattttttcgctatttttttccatatcgaCTATTTGGCAACATCCGTTAACGAGGAGAAAAGCGCTTATTCTGTAACCCTTCCGCATTTACTCCTGATTACTTCTTCATTTTAACCCAACCCATGGACTCGTTCTCAACGGATTCCGCTTGGCCGGTTAATGAGGTTACGAAATTGTAGCTGCTTTTATGATGATGCAAATAGGGTGATCTACACTGCGAAAATTTAATGTTTCTAAGCTATTTAACATTCACACACTGCTTGATGAAGCAGTTTTGTTATACTACGATATTTCTCACATTGTGGTCCGGGCTGGCAGTGATCTCGTCAATGACTCGGATTCtcgtcgtataggtataaagtAAAATACCAAATATCTATCTACGATGGAAAATCACAGTCACAATCATATTTCGTTCAAACTAATACGACAgtggtattattttttctcgaaaaaatttcaacaacttTGTTTCTCGATGGAATTAGCCCACCTCAATGGGAGTACAAATCGATTACATTCCctgtgtaataaaatttcactccAAGGTGTACCCATATTTGTGCACCAAaccatataaatatttattaaggCGTGTAAATCGCTGGTTGGCATTTTCAATAAGCCAAGGGACGGTTAGTGTTTCTGTATGATAAATTCTGTGAGTCGGTTAAATCTCATAGAGAAAAGCCAACCGGCTGTGCTCTACGATATCGCTTATCTCGGAGAATAGCCATTAGATTAtatgctttgaaaattttcggtgaCAAATCCGTGCGAGGTATTCGAAAATGGAAATATTCCTAGCACTGCAAACGTGACGGTTGCAGCGCAGGTCATCCATTGCGTTACGCTTCGCAGTAACCTTGACCGATACCCCTGAAGAAGGTTTCATTTAACCTTATAGTTACGGACCAGTGATCACACCGATAAGACAGTTTATACGGACAGTTTGTGATGGATTGGTTTCTTTGTGCATAGGAAGACGTGGGATGACGTTGCTGTTGGATCATAGTAACCAGGCGTATTTGACCTGACGTCGCGCGGTTTAGAGCCACAGCTGAATGGACCGATTTTGAGGGGGCGTCGATAGGTCATTGGCTTTTTCAACGAAAGGTGTAAAATTATACGTAGATAGCATATCGGCTTAACCTGTAACACACGTAATGGAcctttttgaaattgaacggTTGACTAGTcgagcgatcgatcgatgtatTTAAGTgttgtcattttatttttccctcctcttaaGTAGGTTTTGCGATAACAGTTAAAGTAGACATTTAATATCTAGATCCATCTATCCACTTTTAACggagcgataaaaatttcgtaagCGCTTCCTGGTTTTACTATAATTTGGATAATAGCGATCGCTGACAACATTCATCGAGGATATGCAGAGTCAGGGGTAAGGAATGATCGGCTATCGGTCAAGTTTAACGAAAAACTgatattattgttaatttcaTGAACGTGTGAGGGTCATGGagagattaaaaattatcaaaaaattgagtttCTCACTATCATACCTTACGACCGGAGGCCAATGAACCGGACGCCTTGATCTACGATTACGTTAAAATATGAACATTTTGTATCCACATCACCTTAATGGCGAGACCAAGTAGCGGACGAATCGAAACAACGCGTGATCTGTACGTGAATATATCAATTATACAGGTGGATATATTAATTAgtcatcttttttcaatacatAAATTCAAACAGCCCATGTGTACGCTTGGAGACGAAACTTCCTTGAAACCAGCGTTTACCCTTTGGCAAAGCAGAACAACGAAGACCCATTGAACACAGTGAAACGAATCTACCGATCAATTCATTATAGTTACGCGTGTTTAGTTGTTACGATTAGCCATCCTAATGAGGTGTTGGGCTTACGGAAGCTTAGAGAACGGGGTTTGTGAATTAATCGGTATATCAAGTTCAGCATCTCATCGTATTCTCAGGGAGCATTGAGGATCGTTGCGGCATTACTCATACCTTCGTCGTAGTTGGCAGTACAATGTGTACAAAACCGAGCAGACAAGTTCTGcgggagaaaatttcaaactcctcGAATAAACCTTCTGTAATACGTCGGTCGGTCTCGGATGTAAAAGGGCATTAAATGAAAATCTCCTTCATTGTCTCGTCGACATTGTCTATGCAAAGTAACTCTGGGAGGTAAGATgctatcatcatcatctatCATTTATTATGCAATTCAACTCTATCAGGTTCATTTCAGACCTGGCTCAAGTTTCACGTTCGATTCTGGTTCCACGACTCTCTTCGAAAAACACTTACCGTATGGTAAATGTCCATGAGGCTTTTATACGAGTACTCGATTTAATCGAGCGAATGGATtatcatcgatcgatatgaattGATTCGGTTTTCTCGTGACGTGTTCGagtttatctattttgtttattACCTCACATTAGGTAACATACGAAGATCGTATGCTCTGGTATTTCGAACAAGTGTAACTGATGATAACAGACATGAATTTTactattcataaaattttgttgaattttttcattctacctTCGTTCCGGTACTCGACATTCACGGTTCATATCATTCtgacaattgaaaaaattgaagttgacaatttttcggcttttcaatgattaaaaaattattgtttccgTTCTCCTCTAAACACTCGAACACTTGTCGACGCAAAAATTATGCTGATGGCGTATAAACGGTCCCATTTGCTTTACT from Athalia rosae chromosome 1, iyAthRosa1.1, whole genome shotgun sequence carries:
- the LOC105691637 gene encoding uncharacterized protein LOC105691637, with amino-acid sequence MTEQKMPVILSMLACLIMMVTFSPILVFGEPDPMARPTRPKVFTSADELRRYLDHVKDYYSLSGKARYGKRTPSLSITENPWELVRIPPAQSTLLALRQQQLDQLHQIENPLRHQLQREIQNQQEEQEELRQFGQGGQREPSYLYEAMAKYYDEMQ